The Vicia villosa cultivar HV-30 ecotype Madison, WI unplaced genomic scaffold, Vvil1.0 ctg.001471F_1_1, whole genome shotgun sequence genomic interval GAAAATCTCTTCGGGAGATGGATAAGAAGGACCTTTTTGAAGCTTACAGCAAGCTCCACAGCCTTCTACACAATGCCAAGGCGATTCCTTTTTCTTGCCGCCGCGGAAACCTAAGTTTTGTGGTGGCTTTTGGTCAGTTGTTTTCACGGTAGCTGTCTGCCGATTATGTGCCGCAGAACATATGACTGGTGATATTCGCGGCAGCGTGAGAGCTGCCGTGGTGAGAGACATCGTAATTTCGTAAAGCACCAGTTGATGTGGTTAAGGTTTTATCTTATCCACTTTTTTTCTTGTCTGGAACTTGTCGTCTGTGTTGTAAGGGAAGGTGTAGTTGTTGAACTTGAGTTTGATTGTTAAAATATCACATCTGAGTTTTTATTAGATTAGATTCGAAATGGTTAGTTTGATTGACcacttcagtttttttttttattaaaataatttttataatgttatttctttttggttataaaaaattattttgaaaacgtTTTAAATAAAAACgagtttaaatattttttctaaagaatcattttgaaaaagctttaaataaaaatgagtttaaataattttttataaattattatttgagAAATTCTGATTCCACCCCTTATATCTCTcactgttagctggagatttcgtttggagagaatattctttgaagagttagagttCGGAGAAGAATGGtttctgatgaccatttctgagaataaaaatggctcctgatggccatgattcgaggatgttgtttaagttgaagtaaaAATAATGGAAATTGGAGCTGGTTCGAAGTGAATTGTCTttaagacttaagcgtttttacgaaatacgaagggtactgaagcttggcgtgttttcgtagcattctcggttttgatcacgttgccacgtatcgaaagagaattcaggcgggaggatttgaatttcgaaatagtctgtgtaaccgaacaaggacagatgacgccccagggattcgacgcgtatgcatgtgagcaatgTGGCGTTTcgctagtgtaggaccgttagagtcgaaattagtataaataaggatcttaatatcaggatctagtgtgttcattttgtacaaatcactcacaaatcactcaagtatcatgtgttaagagaacgagttcgctgagaaatgtacgtatgacaccaccaatttaaatacatttgtattcatctttattcaagtatctttccagtttcttttatatttctttatattttaGTCATTTACAGTCTTGCACTTTTATCTTTCGTTTAAGTTTACTTCGAAGCATTTACATTCTGCAATTTACGTTCCTGTACTTTAAGTTTCCTGCAAGTTTATATTTGTTTCATCTTTCGCctgagttatatttacgtgtataacaaggcaaTTATCAGTCTTTACATTTCgtttatttatttcttctttCGAAGCCAAACAACTGAcagaatatgaaccaaattatcacAAAAGACaagctttttgactatgtcctaggatcaatttagtcgatcctgcgagtaaccaaagtattttttttatagtttggaagactagcggttgtttaccggaaatcaccgtaaacaaattggcacacccggtgggaccgtgtcaaacagattgtcattaatttgttgctttattttgtctagaatatatcaagaccttgtatgaaccttaggaacagtAAATTAACCAACAACGCGCCACCGATTCATAAacaaaggtacaacaagaaaatggtcaattcgaccagtggaaggggagatcaagatcccccacaagggtcaggaacagtagcagcaAATACTACACATGTTTCGACATCTACATCACAAGAACAGGAAATACCCGTTTCGGGAGGATCTGCGGCTGCAGTTAGTTCCCAAGCCATGCCCGAAAACACATCAGGGCCAACAGGAACGATCCCAATTTCCGGTTCGACCACCATGCCTCAGGTCACAGGCACAAACGAGATGCTTCATTTCTCGACAAGTCAAGTACATTCTCCAAGGCCATTCTCATTTGCATTCGATGGGTGGAGGCCTGGAAACCCTTATGGAATGCCGTATTCTTATATGGTAGGATCTACATATACTGCACCAAATGCCACGACATTTTCGCCTAATACGGGTTCGGTAGGTCGAAGTGCAGAAAATGCAGGCACATCGAGCCAGATGCCTCTCTTAACTACCAACAGTCAAGCAGCGTTTAGGCAAGAAATGGACgtaagtaaccatgatatgttaggtgcTCTTGCCAAAGAAATAGGGTCACTCTTTACCCCATTGGTAGCAAACATGACCAGGACTAACAGGGACAATGTagaaaccttccaaaaaatatcatcacaaataaatcgaatggcagattttatgGGAGTTCCACAAACTAGGCGAAGGAATAACCAACCCCCTTATCGAGAGGGTGATCCGGTATTGGAGCCTGTTCAAGATGCGGTTCTTCCGCCTAGACCAACACCCGATGATGCAGTTCCCCCACCTAGACCACCACCAGTTGGAAGAAACCAAGTGATAGATCTGGAGATTCCAAGTCGAAGGACCGACTTTGGTCAACAAGAGATCATCGAAGAGGGTCCCAGATTAAGGGTAGTtggtaggaacgaacatccagatgaagtagtccacagggttaggagagaaaatatggcaacagagaataatttaactgccataatagagagaattatggccaataatggccttaatactggacttcgacgtccaaactacacatcccctatagcagaatatattatgcaaacggaattgccaagaggtaccaaggtaccTAAATTCAcgaaattttcaggggacactagtgaatcgacCGTAGAACACATAGCCAGGTATTTGACAGAAGCCGGGGATTTAGCGGGCAACgaggatttgagaattaaatatttccctagttcgttaacaaaaaatgcttttacttggtttactaccttacccccaaattccatagatgcatgggcacatttggagagattgttccacgaacaattctacatgggccaaaccaagataagtctgaaggaattggctagcatcaagaggaagttcacggaacctatagatgattatttaaacaggttccgtttgttaaagtcaagatgcttcacagttgtcccagaacatgaattagtcgaaatggctgcaggcggtctagactattcaatcagaaagaaactggatacccaatacttaagggatatggcccaattggcaaacagggttcgacaagtcgaacgactaaaagcagaaaaggccagagcaaataaaagttacaagaaggagagggtagcGTATATTGAAGCCGAAGACGCTGAGGGCGAAcccttcgaagattcatacaacgttgaagaggtcgaaatagacctagccgaattaaaagaggcaccaccttattcttgcaaactactcaccccttcgaatggaaaaaatccagtcgagaatgataaaagcgatagatttccaaaGAAGACTTAcacttttgacgtcactaaatgtgacgaaatatttgatttactagtaaaagatggccagatgatagtgcctcctaattccaaagttcctccattaGAACAACAGAAAAaacgaggcttttgtaaatatcatggttttttaggccataaaacctcacaatgctttcttt includes:
- the LOC131635368 gene encoding uncharacterized protein LOC131635368, giving the protein MSLTTAALTLPRISPVICSAAHNRQTATVKTTDQKPPQNLGFRGGKKKESPWHCVEGCGACCKLQKGPSYPSPEEIFTNTSDVELYNSLIGPDGWCIHYEKSTRKCSIYSDRPYFCRAEPEVFKSLFGVKEKNFNKEACRL